Genomic DNA from Pseudanabaena sp. ABRG5-3:
ATGGTGCAATTCCCTTTGGTTTATTTTTCTTTCTACAATGGATTGTACCTACGACAGAGCCTAATCTCCTGTTTTGGTACTATGTGATAATTGCCCTACTTTTCGATACCGCCTTTACCGCAGTCACACTTCCCCTAGCAGCACTTGCACCAGAACTAACTCAAGACTATAGCGATCGCACCAGCCTGATTAGTTTTAAATCCTCTTTTTCCTTAGGTGGTGGCATTTTAGGATTGCTCCTCGCACAGATAATTTTTTCTAAAGTTTCTGACCCTAATCTCAAATATGCAGTTTTAGGTGGAGTCTGTGCCTTGCTCTCAATTGTAGCTATTTACCTCTCCGTCTGGGGAACTCGTCATCGCGTAGCATCTCAAGATCAATACCATCAAATAGAGCAGTCAGAATCGATACCATTGCGATCGCAAATTCGCATTGTCTTCAGCAACCAACCCTTTGTACTATTAATGGGAATCTATCTCTGTTCTTGGCTAGCAGTCAATGTCACCGCAACGGTTTTGCCATATTACGTGGTTAACTGGATGGGTTTACCAGATCAAGATTTTACTCAAGCTGCGATCGCTGTGCAGGGTTCCGCCATGTTGATGATGGTGGTTTGGAACTCCCTAAGCAAAAGTATTGGCAAAAGAGCAATATATTTCATGGGCATTCCACTATGGATTATTGCTCAAATCGGTTTATTCATTCTACAACCTCAACAAGTAGGATTAATGTATTTGATGGCAGTACTAGCAGGTATAGGCGTTTCCGTTGCCTATCTTGCGCCTTGGGCAATGCTCCCTGATGTGATTGACCTTGATGAATTACATACTGGTCAAAGACGAGAGGGAATCTTTTACGGATTTGTGGTACAGCTAACGAAAATAGGTGTTGCGATTACTCTATTTCTAGTGGGCAAGTCCCTCGACTGGTCAGGCTTTGTCGCCACAAATGCAAAGCAA
This window encodes:
- a CDS encoding MFS transporter, which translates into the protein MSSSTLPTDKQGRLSLLTKLAYGVGEMAPSMAGNIRTFFLLFFLTNVAGMSGTTAGIVLLIGRVWDIFIDPVIGWLSDRTISRWGRRHSWMIYGAIPFGLFFFLQWIVPTTEPNLLFWYYVIIALLFDTAFTAVTLPLAALAPELTQDYSDRTSLISFKSSFSLGGGILGLLLAQIIFSKVSDPNLKYAVLGGVCALLSIVAIYLSVWGTRHRVASQDQYHQIEQSESIPLRSQIRIVFSNQPFVLLMGIYLCSWLAVNVTATVLPYYVVNWMGLPDQDFTQAAIAVQGSAMLMMVVWNSLSKSIGKRAIYFMGIPLWIIAQIGLFILQPQQVGLMYLMAVLAGIGVSVAYLAPWAMLPDVIDLDELHTGQRREGIFYGFVVQLTKIGVAITLFLVGKSLDWSGFVATNAKQPLPTQPDSTLWTIRLMMSLLPAVILIGGLILTYLYPITKTKHEEILLRLRQREALLHE